Sequence from the Desulfovibrio oxyclinae DSM 11498 genome:
GCCGAAGATGGCGATGGCCAGACCGGAGAGCGTTTGGTCGGCCTTGAGGTTGATGGCGAAAAAGGCGTGTACCGCTGCCAGCGCCGCGCCTGCCAACATGCCGCATCCGGCGGCCAGCCACGGGTCGCCCCATGCGATGCCCGCAGCCGCGCCCACCATGGCGCCGGTGAGCATCATGCCCTCAACGCCAAGGTTCAGAACGCCGCTTCTTTCGGCAAAGACTTCGCCGACTGCCGCGAAGAGTACGGCAATGGATGACTTGATGGCGATGGTGGCGATAAAAATGATGTCCTCAAACATTGTCGTCCCCCTTGCCCGAGGCGATTCTGAAGCGCGTCACGGCTTCCGCCGCCAGAAGACCAAGCAGAAGCGCGCCTTCGAGCACCAGTCCGATGGAGGAGGGGAGCTGCATGGCCGATTGCAGCCGGTCCGCGCCGATGAGGAAGGTGCCGAGCACCACTGCGTAAACCGGGACCAGCGCGGGCCGCAGCCCGGCGAGGCAGGCCACGATGATGCCGTCATAGCCGTAGCCGGGGTTGATGCCCTCACGGATGAGGTAATGGATGCCGCAGACCTCACCCATGCCCGCAAGCCCGGCCAGCGCGCCCGCCGTGGCCATGACCGCATACGTCTGGCGCGAGGTGTTCATGCCGGCGTACCGGGCGGCCTGGCCGCTGCGCCCGGTGACCCGGATGCGATAGCCCCATTTGGTCCTGGCCAGCAGCAGATGCAGTCCAGCCGCCGCGAGCACGGCCACCAGCGCACCGAGATGCAGACGCGTCTTGCCGAGCCTTGGCAGCCAGGAGGCTTCGGGGAAGGTGGGCGTGCCCGGAAAGCCGAAGGCCATGGGGTCGCGCCACGGGCCGAAATAGAGATGCTCCATGAAAATGATCGCCACGTAGTTCAGCAGGAGCGTGGTCAGAATTTCGCTGACCCCGTAGCGAACCCGCAAGGCCGCGGGGATCATGGCCCAGAGTGCTCCGGCCAGTGCCCCGCAGAGCAGGCAGGCCGGAATGACCAGCGCAGTGGGAAGAAACGGCGAGAGGTAGAGCGCTGCCCAGCCAGCGCCGATGGCCCCCCAGACGAACTGTCCTTCGGCTCCGATGTTCCAGAGCAGCATGGTGGCGGCCACGGCCACGGAAAGTCCCGTCAGGGTAAGCGGCACGGCCTTCACCGCGACTTCGGCTAGCCCGTTGAGGCTGCCGAGCGCGCCTGAGACCATGACGGCATACGCTTCCAGTGGGTTCACGCCCTGCCCTGCAAACACCAGCGCTCCGGCTGCCAGCGCGAAGCCGACGGCCAGCAGGGCGGTGACGAGCGCCTTGTAGCGGATGGGCCGCGTACGCCTGACTATGCGCATTGCGAATCCCCCTCGGCGGTTTCGCCGCCCGCCATGAGCAACCCGATGCGCGCCACGGCGTCAGCGTCGAGGGCGTCCAGTACTTCGAGGATGCGGCCACGGAACATGACCGCGATGCGGTCCGCCAGCGTCAGCACTTCCTTGAGGTCGCCGGAAAAAAGCAGGATGCCGGAATGCTTGCGCTGCCGGATGAGCGCGGCCCAGATTTCCTCGGTGGATGCGATGTCGAGACCCTGCGTGGGTTGCTCGGCAACGAACAGTTCCGGCTTGCGCGCCAGTTCCCTTGCAAGGATGAGTTTTTGCAGGTTCCCGCCGGACAGGCTCCCGGCCATATCCTCCGCACCGGTGGCGCGGATGGAGTAGTTCTCGATGGCTTTTTGTGTCTTCTTGGCGATACGCGAAAGGTCGAACCACGGTCCGTCGCCTGCCGCGTCGAGGCGCGTCAGGGCGTAGTTCTCGGCCAGCGTCATGTCGTGCACGCTGCCGGTGTTGTGCCGATCCTCGGGAACGTGGGCGATGCCGTGATGTCCTTTCCAGTCCGGGGCGCTTACGGTTTCGTCGCCAAAGGTTACGCTGCCGGATTCGGCCAGCCCCGCGTCTGTATTGCCCGTTACTGCTGCAGCAAGCGCAGACTGGCCGTTGCCAGCCACGCCGATGACCGCGAGAATCTCGCCTCGACGCACAGAAAGATTAACGCCTTCGAAGCCGGTGCGGCCGGAGGCGCCGCTGCCCGCGAAGTGCTTCAGCTCCAGCACGGTCTCGCCGGGATTCAGTTCGGGCTTGTCCACGGCGAGCACAAACTCACGGCCCACCATGAGCCGGGCCAGCTCTCGCTTGCTCTCGATTTCTCCAGGCGCAACGGAAGCGATGATGCGTCCGCGTCTGAGGATGGAAATATGGTCGGCGGCAGCCATGACCTCTTCCAGCTTGTGGGTGATGAAGACCACGCCGCAGCCATTCTGGCGCAGCCGGTCGAAGATCTTGAAGAGTCCTTCCGCCTCGGGCTGGCTGAGCACGGCGGTAGGTTCGTCGAAAATGAGAATGTTGGCGTTCTGCACCAGCAGCTTGAGAATCTCGGCGCGCTGACGTTCACCCATGGAGAGCGAGCCCACCGTGCGAGATGGATCGACACCGAGACCGTAGCGTTCGGAAAGCTCGGCCATGCGCCTGTCGGCCTGGCGGGAGCCGATGCCGCAGGAG
This genomic interval carries:
- a CDS encoding ABC transporter ATP-binding protein, translated to MSENAPLLSCRGVTKRFGEVVANRDITFEVRAGQVQALLGENGAGKSTLMSVIAGRFRPDAGEIRVRGELVQFSRPADAMRMGIGMVYQRFMLVERLTVAENIRLSAHSCGIGSRQADRRMAELSERYGLGVDPSRTVGSLSMGERQRAEILKLLVQNANILIFDEPTAVLSQPEAEGLFKIFDRLRQNGCGVVFITHKLEEVMAAADHISILRRGRIIASVAPGEIESKRELARLMVGREFVLAVDKPELNPGETVLELKHFAGSGASGRTGFEGVNLSVRRGEILAVIGVAGNGQSALAAAVTGNTDAGLAESGSVTFGDETVSAPDWKGHHGIAHVPEDRHNTGSVHDMTLAENYALTRLDAAGDGPWFDLSRIAKKTQKAIENYSIRATGAEDMAGSLSGGNLQKLILARELARKPELFVAEQPTQGLDIASTEEIWAALIRQRKHSGILLFSGDLKEVLTLADRIAVMFRGRILEVLDALDADAVARIGLLMAGGETAEGDSQCA
- a CDS encoding ABC transporter permease; translated protein: MRIVRRTRPIRYKALVTALLAVGFALAAGALVFAGQGVNPLEAYAVMVSGALGSLNGLAEVAVKAVPLTLTGLSVAVAATMLLWNIGAEGQFVWGAIGAGWAALYLSPFLPTALVIPACLLCGALAGALWAMIPAALRVRYGVSEILTTLLLNYVAIIFMEHLYFGPWRDPMAFGFPGTPTFPEASWLPRLGKTRLHLGALVAVLAAAGLHLLLARTKWGYRIRVTGRSGQAARYAGMNTSRQTYAVMATAGALAGLAGMGEVCGIHYLIREGINPGYGYDGIIVACLAGLRPALVPVYAVVLGTFLIGADRLQSAMQLPSSIGLVLEGALLLGLLAAEAVTRFRIASGKGDDNV